In one Streptomyces sp. NBC_00597 genomic region, the following are encoded:
- a CDS encoding SDR family oxidoreductase, whose protein sequence is MARARRVLEGRVALVAGATRGAGRGIAVQLGAQGATVYVTGRSTRGSRSEYDRPETVEETAELVTAAGGRGIAVVADHLVPGQVEALVGRIDAEQGRLDVLVNDIWGGELLFEWDSPVWEHDLDKGLRLLRLAVETHAVTSHFAMPLLLREPGGLVVEMTDGTAEYNASRYRVSFFYDIAKSAVLRMAFALGHELGPRGATAVALTPGWLRSEMMLDAFGVTEANWRDALEEVPHFAISETPSYVGRAVAALAADPEVARWNGQSLSSGQLARVYGFTDLDGSRPDAWRYMVEVQDPGRPADATGYR, encoded by the coding sequence ATGGCGCGGGCGCGGCGGGTTCTCGAAGGCAGGGTCGCCCTGGTGGCCGGGGCCACGCGGGGCGCGGGGCGCGGCATCGCGGTCCAGTTGGGCGCGCAGGGCGCGACGGTGTACGTGACGGGGCGCAGTACGCGCGGCAGCCGTTCCGAGTACGACCGGCCGGAGACCGTCGAGGAGACGGCGGAGCTGGTCACGGCAGCGGGCGGGCGCGGGATCGCGGTGGTCGCGGACCATCTGGTGCCCGGACAGGTGGAGGCGCTGGTCGGTCGGATCGATGCCGAGCAGGGGCGACTCGACGTGCTGGTGAACGACATCTGGGGCGGCGAGCTGCTCTTCGAGTGGGACAGCCCGGTGTGGGAGCACGACCTGGACAAGGGGCTGCGGCTGCTGCGCCTCGCGGTGGAAACCCACGCCGTCACGAGCCATTTCGCGATGCCGCTGCTGCTGCGCGAGCCGGGCGGTCTGGTGGTGGAGATGACGGACGGCACGGCCGAGTACAACGCGAGTCGCTACCGGGTGTCGTTCTTCTACGACATCGCCAAGTCAGCGGTGCTGCGGATGGCCTTCGCGCTCGGGCACGAGCTGGGTCCGCGCGGGGCGACGGCGGTGGCGCTGACGCCGGGCTGGCTGCGCTCGGAGATGATGCTGGACGCCTTCGGGGTGACCGAGGCGAACTGGCGGGACGCGCTGGAGGAGGTCCCGCACTTCGCCATCTCCGAGACCCCGTCGTACGTCGGGCGGGCCGTCGCGGCGCTCGCCGCGGACCCGGAGGTGGCGCGCTGGAACGGGCAGTCGCTCTCCAGCGGTCAGCTGGCCCGGGTCTACGGTTTCACGGACCTCGACGGCAGCCGCCCGGACGCCTGGCGGTACATGGTCGAGGTCCAGGACCCGGGCCGCCCGGCCGACGCGACCGGCTACCGCTGA
- a CDS encoding cytochrome P450: MSPDDAHTPAHVIDPAGGCPHALNARLRARGAVADVVLPGGVPGAVVLGHEALKEFLAHPDAAKDARHFPALHDGTIAPDWPLRVFANAQGMHTADGADHRRLRSLVGNAFTARQVERLRPRIEELTARLLDDLGRAAAEAPDAVADLRTHFALPLPMSVICELLGVDPEHRGRLHHLSNTVIIATDTTPAEAMAAVRELVELMGTIAAARRENPGDDLTSALIAAREGDGDRLSEAELIGTMRLMLVAGHETTLNLISNAVRALCTHRDQLALVQEGKATWSDVVDETLRWDGPVSWFPFRYPTRDLTVDGTVIPQGTPVLAGYTAAGRDQSFHGPDADRFDVTRPTAARNLSFGHGAHYCVGAPLARLEATIALERLFTRFPDLDLAVPEPELPHQRSFIGNSVESLPVRLHGA; this comes from the coding sequence TTGTCACCCGACGACGCACACACGCCCGCCCACGTCATCGACCCCGCGGGCGGCTGCCCGCACGCCCTCAACGCCCGGCTGCGCGCCCGGGGCGCCGTGGCGGACGTCGTCCTGCCCGGCGGGGTACCCGGGGCGGTCGTCCTCGGACACGAGGCGCTCAAGGAGTTCCTCGCCCACCCCGACGCGGCCAAGGACGCCCGGCACTTCCCGGCCCTGCACGACGGCACCATCGCGCCGGACTGGCCGCTGCGGGTGTTCGCCAACGCCCAGGGCATGCACACCGCCGACGGCGCCGACCACCGCCGGTTGCGCTCCCTCGTCGGCAACGCCTTCACCGCCCGCCAGGTGGAACGGCTGCGGCCGCGCATCGAGGAGCTGACCGCCCGCCTGCTCGACGATCTCGGCCGGGCGGCCGCCGAAGCCCCCGACGCAGTCGCGGACCTGCGCACCCACTTCGCGCTGCCGCTGCCGATGAGCGTCATCTGCGAGCTGCTCGGCGTGGACCCCGAGCACCGGGGCCGGCTGCACCACCTGTCCAACACGGTCATCATCGCGACCGACACCACCCCCGCGGAGGCGATGGCCGCCGTACGGGAGCTCGTCGAGCTGATGGGCACCATCGCCGCCGCCCGCCGGGAGAACCCGGGCGACGACCTCACCAGCGCGCTGATCGCCGCCCGCGAGGGAGACGGCGACCGGCTCAGCGAGGCCGAACTCATCGGCACCATGCGCCTGATGCTCGTCGCGGGCCACGAGACCACCCTCAACCTGATCAGCAACGCCGTCCGCGCCCTGTGCACGCACCGCGACCAGCTCGCCCTGGTCCAGGAGGGCAAGGCCACCTGGTCCGACGTGGTGGACGAGACCCTGCGCTGGGACGGACCGGTCAGCTGGTTCCCCTTCCGGTACCCCACCCGCGACCTCACCGTCGACGGAACCGTGATACCGCAGGGCACCCCGGTCCTCGCCGGCTACACCGCGGCCGGCCGCGACCAGTCCTTCCACGGCCCGGACGCCGACCGCTTCGACGTCACCCGCCCCACCGCCGCCCGCAACCTCTCGTTCGGGCACGGTGCGCACTACTGTGTCGGCGCCCCGCTCGCCCGCCTTGAGGCCACCATCGCCCTGGAGCGGCTCTTCACCCGCTTCCCGGACCTCGACCTCGCGGTGCCGGAGCCCGAACTCCCGCACCAGCGCAGCTTCATCGGCAACAGCGTCGAATCCCTCCCGGTACGCCTGCACGGGGCGTAG
- a CDS encoding alpha/beta hydrolase-fold protein: protein MELTSTSFLVTLIVVTVLAVLAALLLWNRIPGPGWVRWPVRVLMIALCQLTSIAVIATWINGSYGLYSSWDDLLGTESAQNSTAMTGPPPGRAKFTLGGDGTQSTYFRGSHSKLAGQVIVWTPPEYRAPGAEKTRFPVLVLLHGYPGSPRTWIDLGGMPGTLEQLVRAGAAHPFIVVIPEIYPGGVNTDCSNTPTRKVASWLAEDVPDLVSKNFRTLREPGGWGLMGVSTGAFCAVKLPLQYPKVFRAGAALDPDPLGGDPEVLADPVLRERNSPLWLVRQAERADVGLFLATSAQDKDSPPQQLETFGRAAAGSGVRVKTLVRPTGGHNFQTWTGMYPDALGWLSTELPPPGDGRS from the coding sequence GTGGAGCTGACCAGTACGTCGTTCCTCGTCACGCTGATCGTGGTCACCGTGCTCGCCGTGCTCGCCGCGCTGCTGCTGTGGAACCGGATCCCGGGTCCCGGGTGGGTGCGCTGGCCCGTGCGGGTGCTGATGATCGCGCTGTGCCAGCTGACCTCCATCGCGGTGATCGCGACCTGGATCAACGGCAGCTACGGGCTCTACTCCTCCTGGGACGACCTGCTGGGCACGGAGAGCGCGCAGAACTCCACGGCGATGACCGGACCGCCGCCGGGCCGGGCGAAGTTCACCCTGGGCGGCGACGGTACGCAGAGCACCTATTTCCGCGGCTCACATTCCAAACTCGCCGGGCAGGTGATCGTGTGGACCCCGCCGGAGTACCGGGCTCCGGGAGCGGAGAAGACCCGGTTCCCGGTGCTGGTGCTGCTGCACGGGTACCCGGGTTCGCCGCGGACCTGGATCGACCTGGGCGGCATGCCGGGGACGCTGGAGCAGCTGGTCCGGGCGGGCGCGGCGCACCCGTTCATCGTCGTGATCCCGGAGATCTACCCGGGCGGGGTCAACACCGACTGCAGCAACACGCCGACGCGGAAGGTGGCCAGCTGGCTCGCGGAGGACGTGCCGGACCTGGTCTCGAAGAACTTCCGCACCCTGCGCGAGCCCGGGGGCTGGGGGCTGATGGGGGTCTCGACCGGGGCGTTCTGCGCGGTCAAACTGCCGTTGCAGTACCCGAAGGTGTTCCGGGCGGGCGCGGCGCTGGACCCGGACCCGCTGGGCGGGGACCCGGAGGTGCTGGCCGATCCGGTCCTGCGCGAGCGCAACAGCCCGTTGTGGCTGGTCCGGCAGGCAGAACGGGCCGACGTCGGGCTGTTCCTGGCCACTTCCGCGCAGGACAAGGACAGCCCGCCGCAGCAGCTGGAGACCTTCGGCCGGGCAGCGGCGGGCAGCGGGGTCCGGGTCAAGACCCTCGTCCGCCCGACCGGCGGGCACAACTTCCAGACCTGGACCGGGATGTACCCGGACGCGCTGGGCTGGCTGAGCACGGAACTCCCGCCGCCCGGCGACGGCCGAAGCTAG
- a CDS encoding molybdopterin-dependent oxidoreductase, which produces MTRVNSNPGRRRRILGGAVCGLVAACAGLAVAELASAAVRPEASPVTAVGGAVVDRTPVGVKEWAIREFGTADKLLLTLGIVVVLGAVAVLAGVLAVRHLPAGIALAGCFGLVGAVAALSRPEATWRDALPSLVGGLAAAGLLYLLVGALTRPRPVGAPPGGAWSLDRRGFGRLVAAALAASAGIGYAGRRLGAYGSAGATASRADLVLPEPTVPAAPVPPGAQLPVPGISPFITSARDFYRVDTALVVPRVDADTWRLRIHGEGVAAPLELGLRELLARPLVEHDITLCCVSNEVGGPYAGNARWLGVRLADLLREAGVRPPSHGGPADQLVARSVDGMTLGTPVETVMDGREALLAVGMNGEPLPFAHGFPVRMVVPGLYGYVSACKWLTELRLTTFAAYDAYWVRRSWAPRGPVKTQSRIDTPRPSAEQREGRVAVAGVAWAQHRGIARVEVRVDAGPWQEARLGAADGNDTWRQWVWVWDATPGPHTLEVRATDGTGAVQTGVRTGTVPDGATGWHSVPVRVRPAPPRKA; this is translated from the coding sequence ATGACCCGTGTGAATTCGAACCCGGGGCGGCGGCGCCGCATCCTGGGCGGCGCCGTCTGCGGGCTGGTCGCCGCCTGTGCGGGACTGGCCGTGGCGGAGCTGGCCTCGGCGGCCGTCCGGCCGGAGGCCTCCCCGGTCACCGCGGTCGGCGGGGCCGTCGTCGACCGTACGCCGGTGGGCGTCAAGGAATGGGCGATCCGGGAGTTCGGCACCGCCGACAAGCTGCTGCTGACCCTCGGGATCGTCGTCGTCCTGGGTGCGGTGGCGGTCCTGGCCGGAGTGCTCGCCGTACGGCACCTGCCCGCCGGGATCGCACTCGCCGGCTGTTTCGGGCTGGTCGGAGCGGTGGCCGCGCTCAGCCGGCCGGAGGCGACCTGGCGCGATGCGCTGCCGTCGCTGGTGGGCGGGCTGGCGGCGGCCGGGCTGCTGTACCTGCTGGTCGGCGCGCTGACCAGGCCCCGCCCCGTGGGCGCGCCGCCGGGCGGGGCGTGGTCGCTGGACCGGCGCGGGTTCGGTCGGCTGGTCGCCGCAGCCCTCGCGGCCTCGGCCGGGATCGGGTACGCGGGGCGGCGGCTCGGCGCGTACGGCTCGGCGGGGGCCACGGCCTCGCGGGCGGACCTGGTCCTGCCGGAGCCCACCGTGCCGGCGGCGCCCGTCCCGCCCGGGGCGCAGCTGCCGGTGCCGGGGATCTCCCCGTTCATCACCTCCGCCCGGGACTTCTACCGGGTGGACACCGCCCTGGTCGTGCCCCGGGTGGACGCGGACACGTGGCGGCTGCGGATCCACGGGGAGGGCGTCGCCGCTCCGCTGGAGCTCGGGCTGCGGGAGCTGCTGGCCCGGCCGCTCGTCGAGCACGACATCACCCTGTGCTGCGTGTCGAACGAGGTCGGGGGCCCGTACGCGGGCAATGCCCGGTGGCTCGGCGTGCGCCTGGCCGATCTGCTGCGCGAGGCGGGGGTCCGGCCGCCCTCGCACGGCGGTCCGGCCGATCAGCTGGTGGCGCGGTCAGTGGACGGGATGACGCTCGGTACGCCCGTCGAGACGGTCATGGACGGTCGGGAGGCGCTACTGGCCGTCGGGATGAACGGCGAGCCGCTGCCCTTCGCGCACGGCTTCCCCGTACGGATGGTCGTACCGGGCCTGTACGGGTACGTCTCGGCGTGCAAGTGGCTGACCGAGCTGCGCCTGACGACGTTCGCGGCGTACGACGCGTACTGGGTGCGCCGGTCCTGGGCGCCGCGTGGCCCGGTCAAGACGCAGTCCCGGATCGACACCCCGCGCCCGTCCGCCGAGCAGCGGGAGGGGCGGGTCGCGGTGGCGGGCGTGGCGTGGGCGCAGCACCGGGGGATCGCCCGCGTGGAGGTACGGGTGGACGCCGGCCCGTGGCAGGAGGCCCGGCTCGGGGCCGCGGACGGCAACGACACCTGGCGGCAGTGGGTGTGGGTGTGGGACGCGACCCCCGGCCCGCACACCCTGGAGGTCCGAGCCACGGACGGCACGGGCGCCGTACAGACGGGGGTGCGCACCGGAACCGTCCCCGACGGGGCGACCGGGTGGCACTCGGTGCCGGTGCGTGTCCGTCCGGCTCCCCCGCGGAAGGCATGA
- a CDS encoding oxygenase MpaB family protein — translation MTTAENASENAAAPPRPRYDDAALDALSTQGDPLADETVAALFHRGEVGDFNTLMRFFTTAGDPLPARLPASARTYFEATALPPAWVDWDVMEQARLFFMDNAAHINTGLSFAAMPVSYAVPRMARLLSSTHSLAYPSRRMANTGQFVTYLMRTDAFADGSKFVPAAQKVRLLHAAVRHHLRHGGHWDVERDGTPICQEDMIAGQTFFSLLVLDAMHRLGIHMSEEGAEAYYYAWRVVAAMLGCDLSAVPEDLAEARAYCDLYLLRHLGPSPEGVGLGAQLLRLYEDVVPGTLFDPMVPATVRYLVGDTIGDWLEVPRSPWDSAARAVPVFLGLLEAVEDSSPFAEWALDKAGSLLAGFELSALTRGRVMHHAIPAELKSEYGVKAPRTGRWVPPAPAC, via the coding sequence GTGACCACCGCCGAGAACGCCTCCGAGAACGCCGCCGCCCCGCCGCGTCCCCGCTACGACGACGCCGCCCTCGACGCCCTGTCCACACAGGGCGATCCGCTCGCCGACGAGACCGTCGCCGCGCTGTTCCACCGCGGCGAAGTGGGCGACTTCAACACGCTCATGCGGTTCTTCACCACCGCCGGGGACCCGCTCCCCGCACGGCTCCCCGCCTCCGCGCGCACCTACTTCGAGGCCACCGCCCTGCCCCCGGCCTGGGTCGACTGGGACGTCATGGAGCAGGCCCGGCTGTTCTTCATGGACAACGCCGCCCACATCAACACCGGCCTGTCCTTCGCCGCGATGCCCGTCAGCTACGCCGTCCCCCGGATGGCCCGACTGCTCTCCTCGACGCACTCGCTCGCGTACCCCTCCCGCCGAATGGCCAACACCGGCCAGTTCGTCACGTACCTCATGCGGACCGATGCCTTCGCCGACGGCAGCAAGTTCGTCCCGGCCGCGCAGAAGGTCCGGCTGCTGCACGCGGCGGTGCGCCACCACCTGCGCCACGGCGGCCACTGGGACGTCGAGCGGGACGGCACGCCCATCTGCCAGGAGGACATGATCGCCGGGCAGACGTTCTTCTCCCTGCTGGTGCTCGACGCCATGCACCGGCTCGGCATCCACATGAGCGAGGAGGGCGCGGAGGCCTACTACTACGCGTGGCGGGTCGTGGCGGCGATGCTCGGCTGCGACCTGTCGGCCGTGCCGGAGGACCTCGCCGAGGCCCGCGCGTACTGCGACCTCTACCTGCTGCGCCATCTCGGGCCCTCCCCCGAGGGCGTCGGCCTGGGCGCGCAGCTGCTGCGGCTGTACGAGGACGTGGTCCCCGGCACGCTCTTCGACCCGATGGTCCCGGCCACCGTCCGCTACCTCGTCGGCGACACCATCGGCGACTGGCTGGAGGTCCCGCGCAGCCCCTGGGACTCGGCGGCCAGGGCCGTCCCGGTGTTCCTGGGCCTGCTGGAGGCCGTCGAGGACAGCAGCCCGTTCGCGGAGTGGGCGCTCGACAAGGCGGGCTCGCTGCTCGCCGGCTTCGAGCTGTCCGCGCTGACCCGGGGCCGGGTCATGCACCACGCGATCCCGGCGGAGCTGAAGTCCGAGTACGGGGTGAAGGCCCCGCGTACCGGCCGCTGGGTGCCGCCGGCGCCGGCCTGCTGA
- a CDS encoding polyprenyl synthetase family protein, translating into MHDHTGFKERIDEVLVRLADEEERTLLGLHAELSPLSEQLRRSLADGKRIRAAFLYWGWRAAGQPDCEGVIRAAAAMELVHAAACTHDDIIDGSTMRHGRLTAHAAFAATGQRSTALAMILGDLLMGYAGHVFSSCGLPGAYLARTVPLWSALLRETMAGEFLEVLRTGTGPAQTARTPQVAESLEVARFKTAKYTVERPLHLGATLGGGSPALHRVFSAYGLPLGEAFQLRDDLLGTFGDPARTGKSNLDDLRDGKPTALLALTVAAAGDDGRQLLAELVGRSGLDGEEAAAVRELMEACGARQQVEDMIRERIDRAVAALDAVPMPAEARSALGQLAGTAAERSL; encoded by the coding sequence GTGCATGACCACACCGGCTTCAAGGAACGCATCGACGAGGTGCTGGTGCGACTGGCCGACGAGGAGGAGCGGACCCTGCTCGGACTGCACGCCGAACTCTCCCCGCTGTCGGAGCAGTTGCGCCGCTCGCTGGCCGACGGGAAGCGGATCCGGGCCGCATTCCTGTACTGGGGCTGGCGGGCGGCGGGGCAGCCCGACTGCGAGGGCGTGATCCGCGCCGCGGCCGCGATGGAACTCGTCCACGCGGCGGCCTGCACGCACGACGACATCATCGACGGCAGCACGATGCGGCACGGTCGGCTCACCGCGCACGCCGCGTTCGCGGCCACCGGGCAGCGCTCCACGGCCCTCGCGATGATCCTCGGCGATCTGCTGATGGGGTACGCGGGCCACGTCTTCAGCTCCTGCGGGCTCCCCGGCGCCTATCTGGCCCGGACCGTCCCCCTCTGGTCCGCGCTGCTGCGCGAGACGATGGCGGGCGAGTTCCTGGAAGTGCTGCGCACCGGGACCGGCCCCGCGCAGACCGCCCGGACACCGCAGGTGGCCGAGTCCTTGGAGGTGGCCCGCTTCAAGACGGCCAAGTACACCGTCGAGCGGCCGCTGCACCTGGGCGCCACCCTCGGCGGGGGCTCCCCCGCCCTGCACCGGGTCTTCTCCGCGTACGGGCTGCCGCTCGGCGAGGCCTTCCAGCTGCGCGACGACCTGCTGGGCACCTTCGGCGACCCGGCGAGGACCGGCAAGTCGAACCTGGACGACCTACGGGACGGCAAACCCACCGCGCTGCTCGCCCTGACCGTCGCGGCGGCCGGCGACGACGGGCGGCAACTGCTCGCCGAGCTGGTCGGCCGGTCCGGTCTGGACGGGGAAGAGGCCGCGGCGGTACGCGAGTTGATGGAGGCCTGCGGGGCCCGGCAGCAGGTCGAGGACATGATCCGGGAACGCATCGACCGGGCCGTCGCCGCGCTGGACGCCGTACCGATGCCCGCGGAGGCGCGGTCCGCGCTGGGCCAGCTCGCCGGCACCGCTGCCGAACGCTCGCTGTAG
- a CDS encoding polyprenyl synthetase yields MSEDTPPAEDRTTPVTLELLTLLAAGVADLALDQLRQSADRAQEVLRRSDLRELLTDGVVELRKRGELATRRTGAGADNHLETMARRAAERVAAEGHPRA; encoded by the coding sequence ATGTCCGAGGACACCCCGCCCGCCGAGGACCGCACCACGCCCGTGACCCTGGAGCTGCTGACGCTCCTCGCCGCCGGGGTCGCGGATCTGGCCCTCGACCAGTTACGGCAGTCCGCCGACCGGGCCCAGGAGGTACTGCGCCGCTCCGACCTGCGGGAGCTGCTCACGGACGGGGTCGTGGAGCTGCGCAAGCGCGGAGAACTGGCCACCCGCCGGACGGGCGCGGGAGCGGACAACCATCTGGAGACCATGGCCCGGCGGGCCGCGGAGCGGGTCGCCGCCGAGGGCCACCCCCGTGCATGA
- a CDS encoding alpha-N-acetylglucosaminidase, whose amino-acid sequence MTISSPRRRRRTQLRRRVALAALPVLLCAGSPAPAAVADAALVRDRAPAAVRDGVPGAPKPRGFDTGPARAALERLLPRHAAQFTLVPEPAAAGSDRFTVSGAAGAITVRGSSGATLLTGVGWYLQHVAGVDIGWPGDSIGMLPARLPAVPAPVTRSSLVPHRYALNDTDDGYSGAYRTFEQHQRQIDLLALHGINEVFVQAGAEYPYYRALQGFGYSAAELRAWIPGPGHQSWWLLQNLSGFGGPVSERLVQERAELGGRIAEQLRGLGMTPVLPGYFGTVPPGFAARNPGAKTVAQGDWAGFDRPDWLDPSTAVFGKLAAAYYAEQRAVFGDSSMYRMSPLHEGGTAGTVDVKNAARAVQSALHAAHPGAMWAVLGWQDSPKPELLAGVDTSKLLILDGLSDRYNRLDRETRWGGAPYAMGTIYNFGGHTTIGANTSVWIDRFGSWRAKSNSALKGTAYLPEATGTNPAAFDLFTDLAWEPGPIDQHTWFADFAARRYGRPDEEAAAAWEELRTGPYSTSSGLWSESQDSLFSARPSLTAVGAAYWSPKSMRYPADGVRRALDHLLKVDPKLRGSSAYRFDLVDTARQALANHSRVLLPKIKAAYEAKDLAGFRELTGQWQDGERQLDAVTGSDPNFLLGNWLSAARSWGSDAAEQDGYEYDARSILSVWGRRSTSEGGFLHDYANREWSGLIRELYAPRWAAYFEALEESLVKRAAPREIDWHAFEEDWARRTTRHPSGEDGPQGDPYALASDVAAALKSSEGAAR is encoded by the coding sequence ATGACGATCTCCTCGCCCCGGCGCCGGCGGCGCACGCAGTTGCGCCGCCGGGTCGCCCTCGCCGCGCTGCCGGTCCTGCTCTGCGCCGGCTCCCCCGCGCCGGCCGCCGTGGCCGATGCGGCCCTCGTACGGGACCGGGCGCCGGCGGCGGTACGGGACGGTGTGCCCGGCGCCCCGAAGCCGCGGGGCTTCGACACCGGTCCCGCGCGGGCCGCGCTGGAGCGGCTGCTGCCGCGCCACGCCGCCCAGTTCACCCTCGTGCCCGAACCGGCCGCCGCCGGGTCCGACCGGTTCACCGTGTCGGGGGCCGCGGGTGCGATCACCGTGCGCGGATCCAGCGGCGCCACCCTGCTCACCGGCGTCGGCTGGTACCTCCAGCACGTCGCCGGGGTCGACATCGGCTGGCCCGGCGACAGCATCGGCATGCTGCCCGCCCGGCTGCCCGCCGTGCCCGCGCCGGTCACCCGCAGCTCGCTCGTCCCGCACCGGTACGCCCTCAACGACACCGACGACGGCTACTCGGGCGCGTACCGCACCTTCGAGCAGCACCAGCGGCAGATCGACCTGCTCGCCCTGCACGGGATCAACGAGGTCTTCGTCCAGGCCGGAGCCGAGTACCCGTACTACCGGGCGCTCCAGGGCTTCGGCTACTCCGCCGCCGAGCTGCGCGCGTGGATCCCCGGCCCCGGGCACCAGAGCTGGTGGTTGCTGCAGAACCTGAGCGGCTTCGGCGGCCCGGTCTCCGAGCGGCTGGTGCAGGAGCGCGCCGAGCTCGGCGGGCGGATCGCCGAGCAGCTGCGCGGGCTCGGCATGACCCCGGTGCTGCCGGGCTACTTCGGCACGGTCCCGCCGGGGTTCGCCGCCCGCAACCCGGGCGCCAAGACGGTGGCGCAGGGCGACTGGGCGGGCTTCGACCGGCCCGACTGGTTGGACCCGTCCACCGCGGTGTTCGGGAAGCTGGCCGCCGCGTACTACGCGGAGCAGCGCGCCGTGTTCGGGGACAGCTCGATGTACCGGATGAGCCCGCTGCACGAGGGCGGGACGGCCGGCACCGTCGACGTGAAGAACGCCGCCCGCGCCGTCCAGTCGGCGCTGCACGCCGCGCACCCGGGCGCGATGTGGGCGGTGCTCGGCTGGCAGGACAGCCCCAAGCCGGAGCTGCTCGCCGGGGTGGACACCTCGAAGCTGCTGATCCTGGACGGGCTCTCCGACCGGTACAACCGGCTGGACCGCGAAACGCGCTGGGGCGGCGCCCCGTACGCGATGGGCACGATCTACAACTTCGGCGGGCACACCACGATCGGCGCGAACACCTCCGTGTGGATCGACCGGTTCGGCTCCTGGAGGGCCAAGTCGAACAGTGCGCTGAAGGGCACCGCCTACCTGCCGGAGGCCACCGGGACCAATCCGGCCGCCTTCGACCTGTTCACCGATCTGGCCTGGGAGCCCGGGCCGATCGACCAGCACACGTGGTTCGCCGATTTCGCGGCGCGCCGGTACGGGCGGCCCGACGAGGAGGCGGCCGCCGCCTGGGAGGAGCTGCGCACGGGCCCGTACAGCACCTCGTCCGGCCTGTGGTCGGAGTCCCAGGACAGCCTGTTCAGCGCCCGGCCCAGCCTGACGGCGGTGGGCGCGGCGTACTGGAGCCCGAAGTCGATGCGCTACCCGGCCGATGGGGTCCGCCGGGCCCTGGACCACCTGCTCAAGGTGGATCCGAAGCTGCGCGGCTCCAGCGCGTACCGCTTCGACCTGGTGGACACCGCACGGCAGGCCCTCGCCAACCACTCCCGGGTGCTGCTGCCGAAGATCAAGGCGGCCTACGAGGCGAAGGACCTGGCCGGGTTCCGCGAGCTGACCGGGCAGTGGCAGGACGGCGAGCGGCAGTTGGACGCCGTCACCGGCTCGGACCCGAACTTCCTGCTCGGCAACTGGCTGTCCGCGGCCCGCTCCTGGGGTTCGGACGCGGCCGAGCAGGACGGGTACGAGTACGACGCCCGCTCGATCCTGAGCGTGTGGGGCCGGCGCAGCACCAGCGAGGGCGGTTTCCTGCACGACTACGCGAACCGTGAATGGAGCGGCCTGATCCGGGAGTTGTACGCGCCCCGGTGGGCGGCCTACTTCGAGGCGCTGGAGGAGTCGCTGGTGAAGCGGGCGGCGCCCCGGGAGATCGACTGGCACGCCTTCGAGGAGGACTGGGCGCGGCGCACCACGCGGCATCCGAGCGGGGAGGACGGCCCGCAGGGGGATCCGTACGCCCTGGCATCGGACGTCGCGGCGGCCCTGAAATCCTCGGAGGGGGCCGCCCGATGA